The DNA sequence GAAGGACAGCTCGTCGACGTAGCGGTTCCAGTCGACCCACTTGGACTCGCGGACGGACTTGCCGCCGACGGAGTCGTTGATGGTGAAGTTGTTCTCCTTCAGGGCGCTGTAGTTGGCCGTGTTGGCGATGAAGCCGTGCACGTCGTTGACGGTGGCGCCCTCCGAGGTGGCCGCCTCCTTCATCACGGCGGCGCTGGCGGCGAAGTTGTCGTCCCAGCCGATCCAGCCGTGGTGCCCGGCATCGATGTAGTTGTAGACGTTGGGCGCGTCACCGAGCTTGCCCAGGGCGTAGCCGACGCCTTTCTGGTAGTTCCCGTTGGCCTTCATCACATCGCACTGCGGGGTGGCCGTGGGCCGGCTGCCGGTGTTGGTGACCAGGTTGGGCAGCGAGTCGATCTCGATGGTCGTCACGATCCGCAGCGAGGCGTACTTCGGGTCGGCGAGGATCGCGGCGATCGGGTCGATGTACTCGGTCTTGTACCGGCCGAGCTCCGTCGGGCCGAGCTCACCGTTGGAGGCGAGGGCCGCACAGTCCCGTCCGGGCAGGTTGTAGATCACCAACTGGACGACGAGTTCGCCGGAGCCCTTCTGGGTCAGGGCCTCGTCGAGGTGGTCGCGCAGTCCCATGCCGCCGTTGACGCCGTTGATGGCGGCGATGCGGTCGAGCCAGACGCCGGTCGGCTGGTTCGCGATCCGGCTGCCGCCCGGCTCGGCGGCGGCCTTCGCGGACCACTCCGGGTTCACGTACACCTTGGCGCCGGAGTACGGATTGTCGGCCTTCGGGCCGGTCGGGCCCGGATCGGTCGGGTCGGTGGGATCCGTGGGGCCCGAGCCGTCGTCGACGTTGCAGGTCACGCCGTCGAGGGTGAACGTGGCCGGGACGGCGTTGGTGCCGCTGTAGGAGCCCTGGAAGCCGAAGCTGACCGAACCGCCCGTCGACAGGGTCCCGTTGTAGGTCTCATTGGTGGCGGTCACCGCGGCGCCGCTCTGGCTGATCCTGGCGTTCCAGCCGCTGGTGACCTTCTGGTTACCGGCGTACGACCACTTCACCGACCAATTCGACTTGGCGGCGCCCTGGTTGGTGACCGTCACGGCGGCGGTGAAGCCGGTGTCCCACTGGTTCTGCACCTTGTAGTCGACGGTGCAGGGGACGGCGGCCGTGCCGATTCCGCCGGGGTCCGCGGCGAGCGCGGTCCCCGAGGCCCCGGCGACCAGTGCCAGGGCGGCGAGCATCGCAGTTCTGGTACGAGTCATGAGTGCGGGTTCCTTCTTGGTTGCGGGTGCTGACGGTCCGTCCGTGCAGGGCGCGCAAGAGGCAAGGAGGAGGTGCCGATTGACGGCTGAAAGTACTGAACGCGGGGGGTGTCGCATGAGCGACTCCTCACAGCTCCGGCGCGTCGTGACGGACGCGTCGACTGATGGAAGCGCTCCCACTGGTGTCCATGAAGCTAGCGCCAAGTGTCGCCAATGGACAGGGGAGTTGCTGACTTTTACTCACGGAACGCGTCGAATCTTTTTCGACTCTTCAAGACCCTTGACCCCTTGCACCCCCATCCTCACTATGGGAGCGCTCCCACTGGTTCAAGCCTTGACTTCTCCGAGCCGCAAGGAGGAACCAGCACGTGCATCCCCCACACAGACGCAGAGTCGTACGACGGTTCTGGACGGCCGTCGTGGCGGCCCTGGCGCTTCCCCTGACCATGCTGAGCACGGGGTCGACTCCCGCTCGGGCGGCGGCACTTCAGTGCAGTGTCGACTACCGGACCAATGACTGGGGCTCCGGCTTCACCGCGGACCTGACGATCACCAACCGCGGCA is a window from the Streptomyces sp. NBC_00299 genome containing:
- a CDS encoding glycoside hydrolase family 6 protein, encoding MTRTRTAMLAALALVAGASGTALAADPGGIGTAAVPCTVDYKVQNQWDTGFTAAVTVTNQGAAKSNWSVKWSYAGNQKVTSGWNARISQSGAAVTATNETYNGTLSTGGSVSFGFQGSYSGTNAVPATFTLDGVTCNVDDGSGPTDPTDPTDPGPTGPKADNPYSGAKVYVNPEWSAKAAAEPGGSRIANQPTGVWLDRIAAINGVNGGMGLRDHLDEALTQKGSGELVVQLVIYNLPGRDCAALASNGELGPTELGRYKTEYIDPIAAILADPKYASLRIVTTIEIDSLPNLVTNTGSRPTATPQCDVMKANGNYQKGVGYALGKLGDAPNVYNYIDAGHHGWIGWDDNFAASAAVMKEAATSEGATVNDVHGFIANTANYSALKENNFTINDSVGGKSVRESKWVDWNRYVDELSFAQGFRNQLVTTGFNSGIGMLIDTSRNGWGGSARPAGPGATTDVDTYVNGGRYDRRIHVGNWCNQSGAGLGERPQANPAAGIDAYVWIKPPGESDGASREIPNDEGKGFDRMCDPTYTGNPRNGNNPSGALPDAPLSGHWFSAQFQQLMQNAYPAL